In Streptomyces qaidamensis, one DNA window encodes the following:
- a CDS encoding glutamyl-tRNA reductase, whose product MSLLVVGLSHRSAPVSVLERAALNADEQVKLLQDTVAAEPATEAAVLATCNRIELYADVDKFHAGVAELSTLLAQHSGVGLEELTPYLYVHYEDRAVHHLFSVACGLDSMVVGEGQILGQIKDSLGRAQDLHSAGRLLNDLFQQALRVGKRAHSETGIDRAGQSLVTFGLEQLARGGDVQQWARGKKALVIGAGSMSSLAAATLARAGVAEVVVANRTLDRAERLARILTEGDDTDVAARAVPMESVPAELTRADVTVSCTGATGLVLTAESVAGAIEGRTPPPSAGPGTDGPGAPGGESGSATGSGAQRDGASGTGLGGEDGCPLELSSVQGTAGFSVLGEAAVAGMAAADLEQHAAWVDNGTAGGDRRAAGGTARPGQTGTLDPAADTDAIAALAVTVATVGRIPERRRPEPVEEPQRPEPVLFLLDLAMPRDIDAAAHRLAGVRLVDIESLAEASAGAPMAADVDQVRRIVSDEVAAFGAALRAAHITPTVVALRTMAADVVAGEIARLDGRLPGLDDKHRAEITQTVRRVVDKLLHAPTVRVKQLAAEPGGAGYADALRTLFDLDPETVAAVSRAEDSTTEKDRGPA is encoded by the coding sequence ATGAGCCTCCTCGTCGTCGGACTGAGCCACCGCAGCGCCCCGGTCAGCGTCCTGGAACGGGCCGCGCTGAACGCGGACGAGCAGGTCAAGCTGCTCCAGGACACGGTCGCCGCCGAACCGGCCACCGAGGCCGCGGTGCTCGCCACCTGCAACCGCATCGAGCTCTACGCCGACGTGGACAAGTTCCACGCCGGTGTCGCCGAGCTGTCCACGCTGCTCGCCCAGCACAGCGGCGTCGGCCTGGAGGAGCTCACCCCTTATCTCTACGTGCACTACGAGGACCGGGCCGTTCACCACCTGTTCTCGGTGGCCTGCGGGCTGGACTCGATGGTCGTCGGCGAGGGGCAGATCCTCGGCCAGATCAAGGACTCCCTGGGCCGAGCCCAGGACCTGCACTCCGCCGGCCGCCTCCTGAACGACCTGTTCCAGCAGGCCCTCAGGGTCGGCAAGCGCGCCCACTCCGAGACCGGCATCGACCGCGCCGGCCAGTCCCTGGTCACCTTCGGTCTGGAGCAGCTGGCCCGGGGCGGCGACGTACAGCAGTGGGCCCGGGGCAAGAAGGCCCTGGTCATCGGGGCCGGTTCGATGTCCTCCCTGGCCGCGGCCACGCTCGCGCGGGCAGGTGTCGCCGAGGTCGTCGTCGCCAACCGCACCCTCGACCGTGCCGAGCGGCTCGCCCGGATCCTGACCGAGGGCGACGACACGGACGTGGCGGCCCGCGCGGTACCGATGGAGTCGGTGCCGGCCGAGCTGACACGTGCCGACGTGACCGTCTCCTGCACCGGCGCGACGGGCCTGGTCCTGACGGCCGAGTCGGTCGCCGGGGCGATCGAGGGCCGTACGCCCCCGCCGTCGGCCGGGCCCGGCACGGACGGTCCGGGCGCGCCGGGCGGCGAGTCCGGCTCCGCGACCGGTTCCGGCGCGCAGCGGGACGGTGCGTCGGGCACCGGCCTCGGCGGCGAGGACGGCTGCCCGCTGGAGCTGTCCTCGGTGCAGGGCACCGCCGGGTTCTCCGTGCTGGGCGAGGCGGCCGTGGCCGGGATGGCCGCCGCCGACCTCGAACAGCACGCGGCGTGGGTGGACAACGGCACGGCGGGCGGCGACCGGCGTGCCGCGGGCGGTACGGCCCGGCCGGGACAGACCGGCACGCTCGACCCGGCCGCGGACACCGACGCCATCGCCGCGCTCGCCGTGACCGTCGCCACCGTCGGGCGGATCCCCGAGCGCCGCAGGCCCGAGCCGGTCGAGGAGCCGCAGCGGCCCGAGCCCGTGCTCTTCCTGCTGGACCTGGCGATGCCGCGCGACATCGACGCGGCCGCGCACCGGCTGGCCGGGGTGCGGCTGGTGGACATCGAATCGCTGGCGGAAGCCTCCGCGGGCGCTCCGATGGCTGCCGATGTGGACCAGGTACGGCGTATCGTCTCCGACGAGGTCGCGGCCTTCGGGGCAGCACTGCGGGCCGCACACATCACACCGACCGTGGTCGCCCTGCGCACCATGGCCGCCGATGTCGTGGCCGGCGAGATCGCCCGGCTGGACGGACGGCTGCCCGGTCTCGACGACAAACACCGAGCGGAGATCACCCAGACCGTGCGGCGCGTGGTCGACAAACTGCTCCACGCGCCGACCGTGCGGGTCAAGCAACTCGCGGCCGAACCCGGCGGCGCCGGGTACGCGGACGCGCTGCGGACCCTGTTCGACCTCGACCCCGAGACGGTGGCCGCCGTCTCCCGGGCCGAGGACAGCACCACCGAGAAAGACCGAGGGCCGGCATGA
- the hemC gene encoding hydroxymethylbilane synthase, whose amino-acid sequence MSDKALRLGTRRSRLAMAQSGQVAEAVSRVTGRPVELVEITTYGDVSREALAQIGGTGVFVTALRDALLKGEVDFAVHSLKDLPTTQPDELVVAAVPVREDPRDVIVARDALKFTDLPSGARIGTGSPRRMAQLNAYARSHGLDIATVPIRGNVDTRIGFVRSGELDAVVLAAAGLNRIGRGDEVTDFLSVDTILPAPGQGALAIECTADNADLIAALAELDDPFTRIAVTAERSLLAALEAGCSAPVGALADLLADGQIVKEMRLRGVVGTTDGTRMVQLSTTGPVPETHDGAMALGRELAAEMLAQGAAGLMGERAQ is encoded by the coding sequence ATGAGTGACAAGGCGCTGAGGCTCGGTACCAGGCGCAGCAGGCTCGCCATGGCCCAGTCCGGGCAGGTGGCGGAAGCCGTGAGCCGGGTGACCGGGCGGCCCGTCGAGCTCGTCGAGATCACCACGTACGGTGATGTCTCGCGCGAGGCGCTGGCCCAGATCGGCGGCACCGGCGTGTTCGTGACCGCCCTGCGTGACGCGCTCCTCAAGGGTGAGGTCGACTTCGCGGTGCACTCGCTGAAGGACCTGCCGACCACGCAGCCCGACGAACTGGTCGTGGCCGCCGTGCCGGTGCGCGAGGACCCGCGGGACGTGATCGTCGCCCGGGACGCGCTGAAGTTCACCGACCTGCCCTCCGGGGCCCGCATCGGAACGGGTTCGCCGCGCCGCATGGCGCAGCTCAACGCGTACGCCCGCAGCCACGGCCTGGACATAGCGACGGTCCCGATCCGCGGCAACGTCGACACCCGCATCGGGTTCGTGCGCAGCGGAGAGCTCGACGCCGTCGTGCTGGCCGCCGCCGGACTCAACCGGATCGGCCGCGGTGACGAAGTGACCGACTTCCTGTCGGTCGACACGATTTTGCCCGCCCCCGGCCAGGGGGCCCTGGCGATCGAGTGCACCGCGGACAACGCGGACCTCATCGCCGCGCTCGCCGAACTCGACGACCCGTTCACACGGATCGCCGTGACGGCCGAGCGATCACTGCTCGCCGCCCTGGAAGCCGGTTGCAGCGCCCCTGTGGGGGCGCTGGCCGACTTGCTGGCCGACGGGCAGATTGTCAAGGAAATGCGCCTGCGCGGCGTCGTCGGGACCACCGACGGCACGCGCATGGTGCAGCTGTCCACCACCGGTCCCGTGCCCGAGACGCATGACGGGGCAATGGCGCTCGGTCGCGAACTCGCGGCCGAGATGCTCGCCCAGGGCGCGGCCGGTCTGATGGGGGAGCGAGCACAGTGA